Proteins from a single region of Zonotrichia leucophrys gambelii isolate GWCS_2022_RI chromosome 17, RI_Zleu_2.0, whole genome shotgun sequence:
- the NOTCH1 gene encoding neurogenic locus notch homolog protein 1 isoform X2 yields MERLLAPGLLVLLLPALTRGLRCSQLAESCLNGGKCETFPNGTEVCQCSGAYVGERCQLPNPCLSSPCKNAGTCTALVRGSTVDYSCACRLGFTDELCLTPRDNACLSSPCRNGGTCDLLTLSEYKCRCPPGWSGKTCQQADPCASNPCANGGQCVPFEAHYICRCTAGFHGANCKQDVNECNISPPVCKNGGSCTNEVGTYQCSCKPAYTGQNCEHLYVPCNPSPCQNGGTCRQIGDTTYDCTCLPGFTGQNCEENINDCPGNNCKNGGTCVDGVNTYNCQCPPEWTGQYCTEDVDECQLMPNACQNGGTCHNNHGGYNCVCVNGWTGEDCSENIDDCAMAACFHGATCHDRVASFYCECPHGRTGLLCHLDDACISNPCNEGSNCDTNPVNGKAICTCPSGYMGPACNQDVDECSLGANPCEHAGKCINTQGSFQCQCLQGYSGPRCEIDVNECLSNPCQNDATCLDQIGEFQCICMPGYEGVYCEINTDECASSPCLHNGNCLDKINEFHCECPTGFNGHLCQFDIDECASTPCKNGAKCVDGPNTYSCECTEGFTGAHCEIDIDECDPDPCHYGTCKDGIASFTCLCQPGYTGHRCDININECQSQPCKNGGTCQDRNNAYNCICLKGTTGPNCEINLDDCASNPCDYGKCIDKINGYECTCEPGYTGRMCNINIDECASNPCHNGGTCKDGINGFTCLCPEGFHDPKCLSEVNECNSNPCIHGKCHDGLNGYKCDCDPGWSGTNCDINNNECESNPCMNGGTCKDMTSGYICTCREGFSGPNCQTNINECASNPCLNQGTCIDDVAGYTCNCLLPYTGATCEDVLAPCAGSPCKNGGECQESEDYKSFSCSCPPGWQGQTCEIDINECVKSPCRNGATCQNTNGSYRCACRTGFSGRNCDTDIDDCKPNPCHNGGSCSDGIGTFFCECLAGFRGPKCEEDINECASNPCKNGANCTDCVNSYTCTCPSGFSGIHCENNTPDCTESSCFNGGTCVDGINTFTCVCLPGFTGSYCEHNINECDSKPCLNGGTCQDSYGTYKCTCPQGYTGLNCQNLVRWCDSSPCKNGGKCWQTSNLYHCECNSGWTGLYCDVPSVSCEVAAKQQGIDVAHLCRNSGLCVDTGNTHFCRCQAGYTGSYCEEQVDECSPNPCQNGATCTDYLGGYSCECVAGYHGINCSEEINECLSHPCQNGGTCIDLINTYKCSCPRGTQGERCEGDVNECLSNPCDARGTQNCVQRVNDYKCECRPGYAGRRCDTVVDGCKGKPCRNGGTCAVASNTGRGFICKCPPGFVGATCENDSRTCGNLHCLNGGTCISIHKSSKCMCTPAFTGPECQYPASSPCTSNPCYNGGTCEFSSDASPYYRCNCPANFNGLNCHILDFDFQGGIGQDIIPPKIEEKCEIAVCAGYAGNKICDGKCNNHACGWDGGDCSLNFNDPWKNCSQSLQCWKYFNDGKCDSQCNNAGCLYDGFDCQKYEGQCNPLYDQYCKDHFSDGHCDQGCNNFECEWDGLDCANNMPEKLADGTLVVVVLITPENLKNNSFNFLRELSRVLHTNVVFKKNAKGEYMIFPYYGNEEELKKHYIKRSTEDWSDMSSAVINKVKSSLYSRAGRRQKRELDQMDIRGSIVYLEIDNRQCIQSSSQCFQSATDVAAFLGALASLGNLNIPYKIEAVKSETAEPTKNSQLYPMYVVLAALVLLAFIGLGVLVNRKRRREHGQLWFPEGFKVTESSKKKRREPLGEDSVGLKPLKNASDGTLMDDNQNEWGDEETLDTKKFRYEEQAMLPDTDDQTDHRQWTQQHLDAADLRISSMAPTPPQGEIDADCMDVNVRGPDGFTPLMIASCSGGGLETGNSEEEDDAPAVISDFIYQGASLHNQTDRTGETALHLAARYSRSDAAKRLLEASADANIQDNMGRTPLHAAVSADAQGVFQILIRNRATDLDARMHDGTTPLILAARLAVEGMLDDLINCHADVNAVDDLGKSALHWAAAVNNVEAAMVLLKNGANKDMQNNKEETPLFLAAREGSYETAKVLLDHFANRDITDHMDRLPRDIAQERMHHDIVRLLDEYNLVRSPTLHNGPLGAPTLSPPLCSPSSYIGNLKPAVQGKKARKPSTKGLSCNGKDAKDLKARRKKSQDGKGCLLDNSGVLSPVDSLESPHGYLSDVASPPLMTSPFQQSPSMPLNHLPGMPDAHLSINHLNMAGKQDMAMGSSSRMGFDSVPPRLSHLPVSSPSTAMSSAPMSFSVGSGASLNGQCDWLTRLQNGMVQSQYNPLRGNLQPGAHQQPQNLQQHGMMTSLHNGLPTTSLSQMMSYQAMPNTRLASQPHLMQSQQLQQMQQQQQQQLQQPNLQPPQQQQPQQPQQAPQQPQQHHNPSGSNLGQNFLGTELSQPELQPVSGGAMAVHTILPQDSQLLPTSLPSSLAQPMTSTQFLTPPSQHSYSSPLDNTPSHQLQVPDHPFLTPSPESPDQWSSSSPHSNVSDWSEGISSPPTSMQSQMGHIPEAFK; encoded by the exons ATGGAGCGGCTCCTGGCGCCCGgcctcctggtgctcctgctgcccgCCCTGACGCGAG GTTTACGGTGCTCGCAGCTTGCCGAATCCTGCCTCAACGGGGGCAAGTGTGAAACTTTTCCCAACGGGACGGAGGTGTGCCA GTGCAGCGGTGCCTACGTGGGCGAGCGGTGCCAGCTGCCCAACCCGTGCCTGAGCTCCCCCTGCAAGAACGCGGGCACCTGCACGGCGCTGGTGCGCGGCAGCACGGTGGATTACAGCTGCGCCTGCCGCCTGGGCTTCACCGACGAGCTGTGCCTGACGCCCCGCGACAACGCctgcctcagcagcccctgccgCAACGGCGGCACCTGCGACCTGCTCACCCTCAGCGAGTACAAGTGCCGCTGCCCGCCCGGATGGTCAG gcaAAACCTGCCAGCAGGCCGACCCCTGTGCCTCCAACCCGTGTGCCAACGGGGGCCAGTGCGTGCCCTTCGAGGCGCACTACATCTGCCGCTGCACCGCCGGCTTCCACGGCGCCAACTGCAAGCAGGACGTCAACGAGTGCAACATCTCGCCGCCCGTCTGCAAGAACGGGGGCAGCTGCACCAACGAGGTGGGCACCTACCAGTGCTCCTGCAAGCCAGCCTACACGGGGCAGAACTGCGAGCACCTCTACGTGCCCTGCAACCCCTCGCCCTGCCAGAACGGGGGCACCTGCCGCCAGATCGGGGACACCACCTACGACTGCACCTGCCTGCCAG GGTTCACGGGTCAGAACTGTGAGGAGAACATCAACGACTGCCCAGGCAACAACTGCAAGAATGGGGGCACCTGCGTGGATGGCGTCAACACCTACAACTGCCAGTGCCCACCTGAGTGGACAG gtCAGTACTGCACTGAGGACGTGGACGAGTGCCAGCTGATGCCCAACGCCTGCCAGAACGGCGGCACCTGCCACAACAACCACGGCGGCTACAACTGCGTCTGCGTCAACGGCTGGACGGGCGAGGACTGCAGCGAGAACATCGACGACTGCGCCATGGCCGCCTGCTTCCACGGCGCCACCTGCCACGACCGCGTGGCCTCCTTCTACTGCGAGTGCCCCCACGGCCGCACAG GTTTGCTGTGCCACCTGGATGATGCCTGCATCAGCAACCCCTGCAACGAGGGCTCCAACTGTGACACCAACCCTGTCAATGGCAAAGCCATCTGCACGTGTCCTTCGGGGTACATGGGGCCAGCCTGCAACCAGGACGTGGATGAGTGCTCGCTGG GAGCCAACCCGTGTGAGCACGCAGGAAAGTGCATCAACACTCAAGGGTCCTTCCAGTGCCAGTGTCTGCAGGGCTACTCAGGCCCTCGCTGTGAGATCGATGTCAATGAGTGCCTCTCCAACCCCTGCCAGAATGATGCCACCTGCCTGGACCAGATCGGGGAGTTCCAGTGCATCTGCATGCCCG GGTACGAGGGGGTTTACTGCGAGATCAACACGGACGAGTGcgccagcagcccctgcctgcacaACGGCAACTGCCTGGACAAGATCAACGAGTTCCACTGCGAGTGCCCCACTG GCTTCAACGGGCACCTGTGCCAGTTTGACATCGACGAGTGCGCCAGCACCCCCTGCAAGAACGGTGCCAAGTGTGTGGATGGCCCCAACACCTACAGCTGCGAGTGCACTGAAG gtttTACAGGTGCTCACTGCGAGATCGACATCGATGAGTGTGACCCTGACCCGTGCCACTACGGCACCTGCAAGGACGGCATCGCCTCCTTCacctgcctctgccagcccGGCTACACCGGCCACCGCTGCGACATCAACATCAACGAgtgccagagccagccctgcaaaAATGGGGGCACCTGCCAGGACAGGAACAACGCCTACAACTGCATCTGCCTCAAAGGGACCACAG gcCCCAACTGTGAGATCAACCTGGATGATTGTGCCAGCAACCCCTGTGACTACGGCAAGTGCATCGACAAGATCAATGGCTATGAGTGCACCTGTGAGCCAGGGTACACAG GGCGCATGTGCAACATCAACATCGACGAGTGTGCCAGCAACCCCTGCCACAACGGGGGCACCTGCAAGGATGGCATCAATGGCTTCACCTGCCTCTGCCCCGAGGGCTTCCACGACCCCAAGTGCCTGTCTGAAGTGAACGAGTGCAACAGCAACCCCTGCATCCACGGGAAATGCCACGATGGATTGAATGG ctACAAGTGTGACTGTGACCCTGGCTGGAGTGGGACAAACTGTGACATTAACAACAATGAGTGTGAATCCAACCCCTGCATGAACGGTGGCACCTGCAAGGACATGACCAGTGGCTACATCTgcacctgcagggagggctTCAGTG GCCCCAACTGCCAGACCAATATCAACGAATGTGCCTCCAACCCCTGCCTGAACCAGGGCACGTGCATTGATGACGTTGCTGGCTACACCTGCAACTGCCTCCTGCCCTACACAG GAGCCACCTGTGAGGATGTGCTGgccccctgtgctggcagcccctgcaaGAACGGTGGTGAGTGCCAGGAGTCAGAGGACTACAAgagcttctcctgcagctgccccccTGGCTGGCAAG gtcaGACCTGTGAGATTGACATCAATGAGTGTGTGAAGAGCCCCTGCAGGAATGGGGCCACGTGCCAGAACACCAACGGGAGCTACCGCTGCGCCTGCCGCACCGGCTTCTCCGGCCGCAACTGCGACACCGACATCGATGACTGCAAGCCCA ATCCATGCCACAATGGTGGCTCCTGCTCCGATGGCATTGGCACCTTCTTCTGTGAGTGCCTGGCTGGTTTCCGTGGGCCCAAGTGTGAGGAGGACATCAATGAGTGCGCCAGCAACCCCTGCAAGAACGGGGCCAACTGCACCGACTGCGTCAACAGCTACACCTGCACCTGCCCCTCCGGCTTCAGCGGCATCCACTGCGAGAACAACACCCCTGACTGCACAGAGAG ctcctgcttcaACGGTGGCACATGTGTGGATGGCATCAACACCTTCACCTGTGTCTGCCTGCCCGGCTTCACGGGCAGCTACTGCGAGCACAACATCAACGAGTGTGACTCCAAGCCGTGCCTGAACGGGGGCACATGCCAGGACAGCTATGGCACCTACAAGTgcacctgtccccagggctaCACCGGCCTCAACTGCCAG AACCTGGTGCGTTGGTGTGACTCCTCGCCCTGCAAAAACGGAGGCAAGTGCTGGCAGACCAGCAACCTGTACCACTGTGAGTGCAAcagcggctggacagggctctACTGCGACGTCCCCAGCGTGTCCTGCGAGGTGGCTGCTAAGCAGCAAG GTATCGATGTGGCACACCTCTGCAGGAACTCGGGGCTCTGTGTTGACACGGGCAACACTCATTTCTGCCGCTGCCAAGCCGGCTACACCGGCAGCTACTGCGAGGAGCAGGTGGATGAATGCTCCCCCAACCCCTGCCAGAACGGAGCCACCTGCACAGATTACCTGGGAGGCTACTCCTGCGAG TGTGTGGCTGGTTATCATGGAATTAACTGCTCAGAGGAGATCAATGAATGCTTGTCCCACCCGTGCCAGAATGGAGGAACTTGCATCGATCTCATCAATACCTACAAATGCTCCTGCCCCAGAGGAACTCAAG GGGAGCGCTGCGAGGGAGATGTCAACGAGTGCCTGTCCAACCCCTGCGACGCCCGCGGCACCCAGAACTGCGTGCAGCGGGTCAACGACTACAAATGCGAGTGCAGACCTGGCTATGCAG GCCGTCGCTGTGACACCGTGGTGGATGGCTGCAAGGGCAAGCCCTGCAGGAATGGGGGAACCTGTGCTGTTGCCAGCAACACTGGCCGTGGCTTCATCTGCAAGTGCCCCCCG ggatTCGTGGGCGCCACCTGCGAGAACGACTCCCGCACCTGCGGGAACCTGCACTGCCTGAACGGGGGCACCTGCATCTCCATCCACAAGAGCTCCAAGTGCATGTGCACGCCGGCCTTCACGGGCCCCGAGTGCCAGTACCcggccagcagcccctgcacctCCAACCCCTGCTACAACGGCGGCACCTGCGAGTTCTCCAGCGACGCCTCCCCCTACTACCGCTGCAACTGCCCCGCCAACTTCAACGGCCTCAACTGCCACATCCTGGACTTCGACTTCCAGGGGGGCATCGGGCAGGACATCATCCCCCCCAAGATCGAGGAGAAGTGCGAGATCGCCGTGTGCGCGGGCTACGCCGGCAACAAGATCTGCGACGGGAAATGCAACAACCACGCGTGCGGCTGGGACGGGGGCGACTGCTCCCTCAACTTCAACGACCCCTGGAAGAActgctcccagtccctgcagtgctggaagtACTTCAACGATGGCAAGTGTGACTCTCAGTGCAATAATGCTGGCTGCCTCTACGATGGGTTTGACTGCCAGAAGTACGAGGGGCAGTGCAA CCCTCTGTATGACCAGTACTGCAAAGATCACTTCTCGGATGGGCACTGCGACCAGGGCTGCAACAATTTTGAGTGCGAGTGGGATGGTCTGGACTGTGCAAACAACATGCCAGAGAAGCTGGCAGATGGCACGCTGGTGGTGGTGGTCCTCATCACCCCCGAGAACCTGAAGAACAACTCCTTCAActtcctgagggagctgagccGCGTGCTGCACACCAACGTGGTCTTCAAGAAGAACGCCAAGGGGGAGTACATGATCTTCCCATACTATGGCAACgaggaggagctgaaaaaaCATTACATCAAGAGGTCCACAGAGGACTGGTCAGATATGTCCAGTGCTGTCATCAACAAAGTGAAGAGCAGCCTCTactccagggctggcaggaggcagaagAGGGAGCTCGATCAGATGGACATCAGAGG ATCCATTGTCTACTTGGAAATTGATAACCGCCAGTGCATCCAGTCATCTTCCCAGTGCTTCCAGAGTGCCACTGATGTGGCAGCCTTCCTGGGAGCCTTGGCCTCCCTTGGCAACCTCAACATCCCCTACAAAATAGAAGCTGTCAAAA GTGAGACGGCGGAGCCCACGAAGAACTCGCAGCTGTATCCCATGTACGTGGTGCTGGCCGCGCTGGTCCTGCTGGCCTTCATCGGGCTGGGCGTGCTGGTGAACCGCAAGCGCCGCAGGGAGCATGGGCAGCTCTGGTTCCCAGAGGGCTTCAAAGTGACAGAGTCCAGCAAGAAGAAGCGTCGGGAGCCCCTCGGGGAGGATTCTGTTGGGCTGAA accCCTCAAAAATGCTTCGGATGGCACGCTGATGGATGACAACCAGAATGAGTGGGGTGATGAGGAGACCTTGGACACCAAGAAGTTCAGG tACGAGGAGCAGGCGATGCTGCCGGACACGGATGACCAGACGGATCACCGGCAGTggacacagcagcacctggacGCCGCTGACCTGCGCATCTCCTCCATGGCCCCCACGCCTCCACAGGGGGAAATCGATGCTGACTGCATGGATGTCAACGTCAGAGGGCCGG ATGGCTTCACCCCGCTGATGATCGCCTCGTGCAGCGGCGGAGGGCTGGAGACCGGCAACAGCGAGGAGGAGGACGACGCTCCCGCCGTCATCTCCGACTTCATCTACCAGGGGGCCAGCCTGCACAACCAGACCGACCGCACGGGCGAGACCGCGCTGCACCTGGCCGCCAGGTACTCGCGCTCGGACGCTGCCAAGCGCCTGCTGGAGGCCAGCGCCGACGCCAACATCCAGGACAACATGGGCCGCACGCCGCTGCACGCCGCCGTCTCTGCCGATGCACAGGGAGTCTTCCAG ATCCTGATTAGGAACAGGGCGACAGACCTGGATGCCCGGATGCATGACGGGACCACTCCCCTGATCCTGGCTGCTCGTTTGGCTGTGGAGGGGATGCTGGATGACCTCATCAACTGCCACGCCGACGTCAACGCCGTGGATGATTTAG GCAAGTCAGCCCTGCActgggcagctgctgtgaaTAATGTGGAAGCTGCAATGGTGCTCCTGAAGAATGGTGCCAATAAGGACATGCAGAATAATAAG GAGGAGACCCCACTGTTCCTGGCAGCCAGAGAAGGCAGCTACGAGACCGCCAAGGTCCTGCTGGACCACTTTGCCAACCGGGACATCACGGACCACATGGACCGGCTGCCGCGGGACATCGCGCAGGAGCGCATGCACCACGACATCGTGCGCCTGCTGGACGAGTACAACCTGGTGCGCAGCCCCACGCTGCACAACGGGCCCCTGGGGGCGCCCACCCTGTCCCCCCcgctctgctcccccagcagctACATCGGCAACCTCAAACCCGCCGTGCAGGGCAAGAAGGCCAGGAAGCCGAGCACCAAGGGGCTGAGCTGCAACGGCAAGGACGCCAAAGACCTCAAAGCGCGGAGGAAAAAGTCGCAGGATGGGAAAGGGTGTCTGCTCGACAACTCCGGGGTGCTGTCGCCCGTGGATTCCCTGGAGTCGCCGCACGGGTACCTCTCGGACGTGGCCTCTCCCCCATTGATGACCTCTCCGTTCCAGCAGTCCCCTTCCATGCCTCTGAACCACCTGCCGGGCATGCCCGACGCCCACCTGAGCATCAACCACCTCAACATGGCGGGCAAGCAGGATATGGccatgggcagctccagcaggatggGCTTCGACTCGGTGCCACCGCGCCTGTCCCACCTGCCGGTGTCCAGCCCCAGCACGGCCATGAGCAGCGCCCCCATGAGCTTCTCGGTGGGCAGCGGGGCCAGCCTGAACGGGCAGTGTGACTGGCTCACCCGGCTGCAGAACGGCATGGTGCAGAGCCAGTACAACCCCCTGAGAGGCAACCTGCAGCCCGGGGctcaccagcagccccaaaACCTGCAGCAGCACGGCATGATGACCTCGCTGCACAACGGGCTGCCCACCACCAGCTTGTCGCAGATGATGAGCTACCAGGCCATGCCCAACACCCGCCTGGCGTCCCAGCCCCACCTgatgcagagccagcagctgcagcagatgcagcagcagcagcagcagcagctccagcagcccaacCTGCAGcccccgcagcagcagcagccccagcagccccagcaggcgccgcagcagccgcagcagcaCCACAACCCCAGCGGCTCCAACCTGGGCCAGAATTTCCTCGGTACCGAGCTGAGCCAGCCCGAGCTGCAGCCGGTGAGCGGCGGCGCCATGGCCGTGCACACCATCCTGCCGCAGgattcccagctgctgcccacctcgctgccctcctccctggcccagcccaTGACCAGCACGCAGTTCCTCacccctccttcccagcacagctaTTCCTCCCCCTTGGACAACACCCCCAGCCACCAGCTGCAGGTGCCCGACCACCCTTTCCTGACGCCGTCGCCGGAGTCTCCGGACCAGTGGTCCAGCTCCTCTCCGCACTCCAACGTGTCCGACTGGTCCGAGGGCATCTCCAGCCCTCCCACGAGTATGCAGTCACAGATGGGACACATCCCCGAGGCCttcaagtga